In Halobacillus amylolyticus, the following proteins share a genomic window:
- a CDS encoding MarR family winged helix-turn-helix transcriptional regulator gives MEREIQPLLGYNINVISHFIQNIYNEKLSEYGLTHSQSKVIYFLAKYGEQSQSELQKRLYIKASSMNGIVESLLKNKCITKQTCTKDKRTKIIKLTEKGIHLDETIWTLIQEMENEIAKGFSSEERQVIVSWLQKIQENLKISAGRT, from the coding sequence ATGGAGCGCGAAATACAACCATTGCTCGGTTACAACATCAATGTGATCTCACATTTTATTCAAAATATATATAATGAAAAACTTAGTGAATATGGACTCACCCACTCCCAATCGAAGGTCATTTACTTTCTAGCCAAATACGGTGAACAGAGCCAGTCTGAATTGCAAAAAAGGTTATACATCAAAGCATCCTCTATGAATGGCATTGTTGAATCGCTTTTAAAAAACAAGTGCATTACAAAACAAACTTGCACGAAGGATAAACGAACGAAAATCATTAAGCTTACGGAAAAAGGAATTCACCTGGATGAAACCATTTGGACCCTTATTCAAGAGATGGAAAACGAAATTGCTAAGGGTTTTTCTTCAGAAGAGCGGCAAGTCATTGTTTCCTGGTTACAAAAGATACAGGAAAATTTAAAAATCTCAGCTGGGAGGACATAA